Part of the Planococcus plakortidis genome is shown below.
TTCTTCAGATGGCAGGATCGGTTTTCGGGTGATTAATTTCAGTTTCGGTTCAAGCCCCTCCGGGATTACCGGCAAGTTCGGGGGCAGTTCGGGAAGCGATGAAGCTTCCTTGAATAAAGCTTTTGTCAACCGGTCTTCGAGAGAATGGAACGTAATGACACTGATTCTTCCTCCGACTGCAAGCATATCGATCGCATCCTGCAAGGAGGTTTCGGCAGCGCCGAGTTCGTCATTCACTGCGATGCGGATTGCCTGGAAGACGCGTTTGGCCGGATGCCCGCCTTTGCGCCTCGCAGGTGCCGGTATGCCATCTTTGATGCATTCAACCAGCTGTGCCGTCGTTTCGATCGGATGCTGTTCCCTGGCCGCCTCGATTTTCCGGGCGATTTGCTTGGAGAATTTCTCTTCCCCATAGCGGTAGAAGATGCGTACGAGATCTTCATAGCGCCATTCGTTGACCACGTGGTAAGCGCTCAGTTCCGCGCTTTGGTCCATACGCATGTCGAGCGGCGCGTCGTGATGGTAACTGAATCCACGTTCCGGCGTATCGAGTTGTGGCGACGAAACGCCAAGGTCATACAAGATGCCGTCGACTTGCCCGACTCCACGCTTCTCCAACTCTTCCTTTAGATACTTGAAGTTTGCATGGATAAAAGTGATCTTATGTAAATGGTCTTTCAGTTTTTCTTTTGCATGCTCGATTGCTGTTACATCCTGATCAAAGCAGTACAGATGTCCCTGATCGGATAGCTGCTGGGCCAAATATTCGCTATGGCCGGCACCGCCGAGTGTACAGTCTACATATATGCCATCAGGACGAATGTTCAGCCCATCGACAGTTTCATGCAGCAAAACTGTAGTATGATTGAACAACCCAGTCCCCCCGTTCGTTAATTAAAAATCAAAGTCAGTTAAGTTTTCAGCAATTTCATTAAAGGATTCTTCGGATTCTTCGAAATACGCTTCCCACGCCTCTTTCGCCCATATTTCAAACCGGTTGGAGACGCCGAGGATGACGCACTCTTTTTCGATTTTGGCATACGACAAAAGGTTGGCAGGTATATTGACGCGCCCCTGCTTATCAAGTTCCACTTCCTGGGCCCCTGAAAAGAAAAAACGGGTGAAAGCACGTGCGTCTTTTTTCGTGACTGGCATTTCTTTTAATTTTTCTTCAATTTTATTCCATTCATTCATCGGATAACCAAATAAGCACTGATCCAGGCCCCGGGTGATGACAAAGTGTTCACCCAGCAATTCACGGTATTTTGCAGGAACGATTAATCTGCCCTTAGCATCAACATTGTGTTGAAATTCGCCCATGAACATGCCTTTCACCCCACTTATTATAATTAATGTACCACATTCCCCCACATGCCACCACTTGTTTTTGAAATATTTCACTATTGTTACAGCATTTCATCTCAAAGAGTTTACTTCACATAAAAAAAACCTGCATAGGCAGGCTTTTCCAAGTTAAAGAATGACAATTTTGTGGGTGTTATCGTATTTCATCGGCAATGCAAGTAAATCTTCTACAAGGGCTTTGCCGTATTGGTTCAAATAAGGAATCGGGTTGTAGATCCGCTCCTGCAAACCTGCTTCAGGCAATAAGGCATTTTCGATGGCCGAAAGCTGGTTGAACTGCGTGCTGTTTTGAATGGCCACTTCATCCTGCAGTTTTTGTTTCAGGAAATCGAGTTGGCCCAAATGGATGCGCAAGTTTTTCTCGGCCAAAGGCGTAAGGCCGGCGCTGACCGACGCAAGACGGCTGATCAGCTCTTCGTACTCTTCAGCCAATCCTCGCTTGACTTCATCGATTTTCGCTTCAGTCTCTTCATCCCTGATATGGTCGAGCAATTCATTGCGCAGCTGGGGGATTTTCCGTTCGACAACTACATCTTCGAAACTCAGTTCCCTTTTCCCCAAAAGCGCCGCAGTCCGGCGGTCGATCAAGCTGACACTAAGCCGCGGCATGACGATCGGCATTTCCATCCCCATCAGTTCGAAGGCACCTTTGAGCGCTGCCCAATATGCGATTTCCCCCGGCCCCCGACAAATGCGAGCACCGGGAAGACAAGGTCCTGCATCAGCGGGCGAGTTACGACATTGTTGCTGAGGCGCTCGGGTTCATGCTTCGCGATATCCAGGAGCTCCTGTTCCGTGTAGCTTAACTCCGTATTCTTGACGGTAAAACGGCTTCCGTCACGCTCAAGCAACAGGCGCTCGCCTTCGATTGTGATGAAGAGATGCGCGGCTTCCTGCTTGGCATCGATCCCCGCAGTGTAACCATCCGCTTGAAGTGCGCTTTCGGTTTCCACCACGGTTTTCGCTATCGCTCCGCTTTTCTCGATGAGCTTTGAGAAAAAGCCTGATTCATAGGCGCGCAATTGTTCATTGGCAGCATCGATAAAAAGCAAGCCTTCCTTTTCGAAGAAATGGTTGAGCAAGCTTGCGAAAAAGGCGGTGAATGTTGCAGCTCTCCCGAGATGGCTGAATACCAAGGAGCGGATTTCCTTGGTATGGGCAGTTTCCGGCAAGCTGCGGAAATATTCGTCCAAAAACGCTTCGATTTCATCTGTCTTGAGCGGCGCCTGTGAAGCAGCGCATTTCCCTAGTTTCGCATGCGGGTAATTCAGTTTTTCGACACGGCCGTTCGTTTCGCGGTAAACATGGCAGATTTCTGCCAAATCATGGTCTTCACCGGCAATCCAGAATACCGGGACGACTGGCGAACTTAATTTTTCGGAAGCTTCTTTCGCCAATAAAATCGATGAAATGGCTTTATGTACCGTGTATAACGGCCCCGTCAACAGCCCTGCCTGCTGGCCTGTCACGACGACCGATGCGCCTTCTTCAAAGCGTGTTAAATTCTGTCTCGCCGCTTGTGATATCCCGAAAGGTTCCATATAGCCGGCGATGATGGAGGCCAGCCTTTTCCGGTCGACCGGGTGGCCTTTTAACGATTCATGCCGAGCACGGGCTTGTTCCAATGAAGGTTCATAAGAAAAGTATTGCAGGATCTTTTGTTCTTCGTTCGTATAATCAGCCATCAATCTGGAGGACGGCGGTATGTATTTTTCCTCTAATTTCATGAATTTGAATCCCCTTTTCGCTTTACATTCAAAGACTACTATAACAAAAGGTGGATTGCTTGAGAAAAAATCCGCTTAGCGGAATGATTCGACCGCTAAAAAGACGAGCCCGGCAAGCCAAGCGGCCGCATAAATGGCCGACAATGCCAAAAAGCAAATGCGCCAGACTTTGCGCAGGAATTTAACCACTTCCAGTTCTTTCTGGGTTTTCCATTCACGGATCAGCAGAAAAATCGCCAATAATAAAGCGGCCATGAAGATGAAAGGCTGGACTTCCATGCCAAACAGCAGCTCAATCGAAGCCGGCACCGAAAAGAACAGCAGAAAAGCAGTGACATCGGCCGCGATGCCGAGCGCTTTGCTTTTCTTTGATTTATAGGTCAAAGCATAGACAAATAAAAACAAGATAAACGGGACGTAAAGCAATACGTTCCCGGCAGTAGATACCCATTCCATCAGTTTTCCTCAACAGTCTTCAATAAATGGTAAAACGCTTTGAACAAGGGCAGATCCAATTTTGAAACCTGCAGGATATACAGCATCAGCCCATCTACATCCATCGGGTCCCCCGCCATGCGGTCTGCAAGCATGGACGAGATTTCTTCTGGGCGTGACGCACAATAAGCGGCGACGCGTTCGATCGGCTGTACGCTTTCGATTTCCGGAAATGCCAAATACATCTCATTATACAAGTTGCGGAATAATTCGTAGGCGTTCGGGTCGGTGATCAATTGGCCTTTTTCGATTTTCATCAAGGCCGTCAATGGATTGATGAGGCTGTCCCTCAATAGCTGTTCGAACAGCCGCTTCTCGATATCCTCCACCCACTGCACAGCCATATGGTCTACAGCCAAAAGCGGTTCGAAATGCGAAGGCTCGCCTTTCAATAAGCCAAAGTTGAGCTGAGGCGTTTTTGTGTACGTAATTTCATGCGTGTTGACTTTGACCGCATCGCAGTCCAATGTGCCGGCTGCAATCTGCCGGTGCGCCAACAAGCGGGCTTTTTCGACATAGAGCATGCCCTGCTGGATAAACACGAGCGGATTGCTCGGGCGGCGGATCTTCAACAGCCTCAGCATAGGCGGCAGTTCTTCTGAATGGACCGTAATGAATATATAAGCATCCGGGTCCACTTGTTCCAGGTCGGTATAGACAGCAATGCGCTGTTTTTCTGTCCCACATACAAGGCCATGTGCGTTAAGTTCAGCAGCTTGTGCTTCATTCGTGGCGATCAGCTGAACATCCCCTTGTTTTTCCAATAAATGTGCGAGCAACAATGCCTGGGCGTTTCCGCCGATAATTGCGAATTTCATGGAAACCCCTCCTTTTTGAGAGCAATCGTATGTAGCAGACACTCCGCTGTGTCGAGCGTCGGCTAAAAAAGAAGCCTGCCTTATCAGGCAGACTCCAAGTCTATTACTCATTATACAGGAATGATCGGATGTTTTCGATATGGCAAAGGCAAATCTTTCGTCGCATAAATCGATAAGCGCTTGGACAATTCCTCGCGGAGTGCATATGGCGCTACGATTTCATCGACAATGAGCTCTGATGCCAACCGGTAAATATTGATTTCTTCTTTGTATTCCTGATGCTTCTGCTGGACATAGGCAAGGCGTTCTTTCGGGTCTTCAATCGCTTCGATCTTGTTGGAATAGACTGCATTGACCGCTGCCTCAGGTCCCATGACGGCAATTTGCGCTGTAGGTAGCGCAATGCACACATCAGGCTCGAATGCCGGGCCGGCCATTGCATATAAACCGGCACCATAGGCTTTGCGGACGATGACAGATATTTTGGGCACAGTCGCCGCACTCATCGCGGAGATGAACTTGGCGCCATGGCGGATGATGCCTGCGCGTTCCACTTTCGTCCCGATCATGAATCCAGGGACATCGGCGAGGAACAGGAGCGGAATCGAGAACGCATCACAAAGATTGATGAATTTCGCCCCTTTATCCGCAGAATCCCCGAACAGCACCCCGCCTTTCACTTTCGGCTGGTTGGCGATGATGCCGACCGCTTTCCCATCGATGCGTGCAAGTCCGGTAATCAATTCCGGTGCGAACAACTTCTTGATGTCGAAGAAACTGCCTTCATCGATCAATTGATCGATCAATTCATACATATCAAACGGCGCGTTCTGGTTTTCCGGAATGATCTCTTCCAGGCTCCGTCCCGCCTTCTTCGCTTTTGCTTCAAGCACTTCCGGCTTGCCGGCAAAATTCGCCGGGAAGAATGCCATATAGCGGCGCGCTTCAGAAATCGCCTCTTCCTCAGTGGAGACGAGAACATCCCCTACGCCGCTGACAGTGCAATGCATGCGCGCGCCGCCCATTTCCTCGAGCGACACTTTTTCCCCGATGACTTTTTCCGCCATGCGCGGCGATCCCAAATACATGGAGGCGTTGCCTTCGACCATGATGACGATATCGCAAAAGGCCGGAATGTATGCCCCGCCCGCTGCTGATGGGCCGAACAATAAGCATACTTGCGGCACCATTCCGGACATGCGCACTTGGTTGTGGAAAATGCGCCCGGCGCCGCGGCGGTTCGGGAACATCTCCAATTGATCGGTGATGCGTGCACCTGCAGAGTCGACCAGGTAAAGCATCGGCACTTGCATCTTTTCAGCCGTTTCCTGGATGCGGATGATTTTCTCCACCGTCCGCGAACCCCATGAACCTGCTTTAACGGTGGAGTCGTTGGCCATGACGCAAACGGTTTCGCCGTTCACCTTGCCGATCGCCGTGACGACGCCGTCTGCCGGAAGATCGCCCGCTTCCACATTCGCGAAACGGCCGTCTTCAATGTAATCACCGTCATCAAACAGCAGATTTAGACGGTCGCGGACGAACAATTTATTGCTTTCTTTCAACTTCTCATGGTATTTCTCTTGCCCGCCTGCGAAAATCTTGGAAAGCTTTTCTTCAAGCCTTGTATTATATCCCGTTGTTTCAGTCGTTTTCGTCATTTCTTCCACCCCTTTGGATTCAAATGCCTTATTCGCCGAGCGTTACCAATGTGTCCCCTTCATTGACAAAGCTGCCAACTTCCACATCGATTTTTTCGACTTTCCCGCCAAATTCCGCTTCGACCGGAATTTCCATTTTCATGGATTCGAGGGTCATGATCGCCTGTCCCGCAGAGACGGACTCCCCTTCGGATACTGAAATATTCAAGACCGTCCCGGCCATGGTTGCTGTTAGTTGTTTCATACTGTTTTTTCCTCCTTTTGTTGTGTAAGCCACTGAGCCAATACGGCCGTCGCATAGTTTCCTGTTGTAAATGGTTCCGATTCAATGAATCGGTCGAATAACGGCAAATTGGTTTTAACCCCGTCAATGGCCGTTTCGTCAAAGAACTTTCTCGATTTCTCCAAAACCTCTTCCCGTGAAGCGCCTGTCAACACCACTTTAGCGATCATCGGGTCGTAGAAAGGCGTCACTTTATTGCCTTCTTCGTACCCCGTTTCGATGCGAGCGCCAGGGCCCCATTTCAAGACTGTCAATGTTCCCGGCGACGGGAAGAATGTTTTCGGGTCTTCTGCATAGATGCGGTATTCGATCGAATGGCCGTTTGTACGGATTGTCTCCTGGCCGGGCAAAGTTTGGCCCCTGGCCACGTTTATTTGCCATTCGACAAGGTCGACGCCCGTCACTTCTTCAGTGATTGGGTGTTCCACTTGCAGGCGGGTGTTCATTTCCAGGAAATAGAAGTCGTCGTTCTCATCGACGATAAACTCTACCGTTCCTGCGTTTGTATAGCCGACCGCACGCGCTGCTTGAACGGCCGCTTCACAAAGCTTGGTTCTGGCGGATTCCGGCAAATCGGGTGACGGTGATTCTTCGATGACTTTCTGGTTGCGGCGCTGAACAGAGCAATTGCGCTCATACAAGTGGACGATATTGCCTGACTCGTCCCCGAAAATCTGCACTTCGATGTGGCGTGCATTGGCAATGAATTTCTCTAAATAGACAATGTCGTTTCCGAAGTACGCCTTGGCACGGTTCTTGACCGATTCGAACTGCTGAGTGAGCGCTTGCTCATTTTCACACAACACCATACCGATGCCGCCACCGCCTGCACTCGCTTTCAACATCAACGGATAGCCGATCTCCCGCGCTTCCAATACAGCTGCTTCAATGTCTGATACCCCTTCAGCTGTCCCTGGAACGACAGGCACACCAGCTTGTTTCATCGTGCGCCTGGAGCCGAGCTTATCGCCCATCGTTTCGATGACTTCAGGTTTCGGGCCGATAAAGATTAGTCCCGCTTCTGTAACTTTGCGCGCGAACTCCGCGTTTTCCGACAGCAGGCCATAGCCTGGATGAATCGCTTCCGCATTGCGCTTTAGTGCTTCTTCAATGATATTATCTGCTTGTAAATAGGATTGCGCGACCGGATTTGGGCCGATCGCTGATGCTTCTGTCGCTTCACTCACATATGGCAGTTCCCCATCCGCCTCGGAGTGGATCGCGATGGTTTCGATGCCGAGGCGGTCGCATGTGCGAATGATGCGCCGCGCAATTTCGCCCCGGTTGGCAATAAGGATTTTTTTCATGTATGAAATACCCCCTAAGTTTTCTCCCTTCTCTAGCATATACGAATTTTGTAAGCGATTTCAACTGTTCAAATAAATATTTTCCATAATGTTCCGCCTATTCGCTTCGTTTATGGCTGCTGGACAATGTATCTCCATAAAAAAAAGCCCCATAGGAGCCTTATTTTTTGCTTTTGTTTAAAAATCCGTCTACAGCCTGATGATGCGCTTCCTCTGCCCATAACCTGGCGCACTCGCGGATCTCTTGGTCGACCCGCAGTTTCAAATTCGTCTCCTGCCATTTGCGGATCGCTATGGCTTTATACGCACGGTGGACGGATGGCAGCACATTGTTCATCGATGCCAGGAACCGGTCAATATCCCCGTTTTCCTCGATGATGGCACTGGCCCAGCCATTCTCCAGCAATTCAGTCGCCGTATAGGCGCGCGCCTCGCTAAGCATCTTGAGCGCTGCGTCATGCTTCAAGGATTCAAAAAGATAGGTGCCGCCTCCCCAGCCGCTTGTGATGGCAAGTGTCCCTTGGATGAACCCGCATTTGGCATGGCTTCTGACAAGGCGGTAGTCGCAAGCCGTCGCTATTTCGCAGCCGCCGCCGACTGCCGTGCCGTTGACGAGCGCAATGACCGGGACAGGGATCGTCTTGATGCGGTACAGAGCTTCCCCCATACGGCTGAGCATCGGCCACGCCTGCTGTTCTGTTTTCAGTTCATGAAAAACGGACAAGTCACCGCCTGAACAAAATGCCTGCTCGCCAGATGCCGTGATGATGACATAACGTATGTCTTCTTCTCTGGCGCGCTTTGCGAGTTCTTCAAACCCTTCCATCACTTCACTATTGACGGCATTGCGAATATGCGGCCGGTCGATCGTAAACCTCATCACCTGATTTTTCGTTTCAATTATGTATGCCATGTTTTACTCACCCCTGGCTTTATTCTACCCGTTTTTCGGCAAATGAAAAAGGTTATCCGGAGCCATGGCCTCCAGATAACCTCTTTCTTAGCAAATACTGTTTTATTTGCTAGCTACTACTTCTTTGCCTTTGTATGATCCACATGCTTTGCAGACATGGTGAGCCAATTTACTTTCGCCACAGCTTGGGCACGCTACCATACCAGGTACGGATAGCTTGAAATGCGTACGGCGTTTTCTTTTAGCGGTTTTGGATGTTCTTCTGAACGGTACAGCCATTGGTGACACCTCCTTACAATGATTCTATTCATCTGTCTGATCGAAATACTTGGCTAAATCAGCCAGTCTTGGATCCGGTTTTGATTGTGCTTCTTCCTTCTCGGCCTGAACTTCTTCATCTGTCGAATAAGACCAGTCGTTGCCGCCCTTGATGACGGTTTGTTCCGAGTCTTCCTTGAAGACCTGTATTGGCACTTCAAGGGCAATCAGCTCTTCCAAGATCGGCTGAAGATCAATGACTTCAGTCGTTACCGCGTGGACATATTCGTCCTCGCCTTCTTCACGGCCTTTTTCAGACCAATCGAAGATTTCCACGGTGTCGATGCTGAGCGGGTATTCGACATCTTCCCAAGTCCGTGCGCAGGGCAGCGTAAGCGTCCCTTCAAGATGGAGCATGCACGTCATTTGTTGCGAACCAATCGTACAGTGTCCTGTGACGTGTATAGGAGATACGGCGCGAATATCGCTATTGCGCTTTTTCACCTCATCCAATTGAACGTATTGGTCAATCGGCATCCCGTCGTTACGATACTTTTGTAGCTGTTGAATCGCTATTTTCATAAGTAATCACCTCAAGACAACAAAGTTGATTATATAATGTAGAACAAACGATGTCAAGAAAAAATCTTGTCACCATAATTCGCTCATCGTTATACTAAATAAGTTGAACAAATGCTTAAATAATTTAAT
Proteins encoded:
- the rsmH gene encoding 16S rRNA (cytosine(1402)-N(4))-methyltransferase RsmH, which codes for MFNHTTVLLHETVDGLNIRPDGIYVDCTLGGAGHSEYLAQQLSDQGHLYCFDQDVTAIEHAKEKLKDHLHKITFIHANFKYLKEELEKRGVGQVDGILYDLGVSSPQLDTPERGFSYHHDAPLDMRMDQSAELSAYHVVNEWRYEDLVRIFYRYGEEKFSKQIARKIEAAREQHPIETTAQLVECIKDGIPAPARRKGGHPAKRVFQAIRIAVNDELGAAETSLQDAIDMLAVGGRISVITFHSLEDRLTKALFKEASSLPELPPNLPVIPEGLEPKLKLITRKPILPSEEELAHNNRSRSAKLRIAEKIKL
- a CDS encoding DUF3397 family protein; this translates as MEWVSTAGNVLLYVPFILFLFVYALTYKSKKSKALGIAADVTAFLLFFSVPASIELLFGMEVQPFIFMAALLLAIFLLIREWKTQKELEVVKFLRKVWRICFLALSAIYAAAWLAGLVFLAVESFR
- a CDS encoding enoyl-CoA hydratase/isomerase family protein — its product is MAYIIETKNQVMRFTIDRPHIRNAVNSEVMEGFEELAKRAREEDIRYVIITASGEQAFCSGGDLSVFHELKTEQQAWPMLSRMGEALYRIKTIPVPVIALVNGTAVGGGCEIATACDYRLVRSHAKCGFIQGTLAITSGWGGGTYLFESLKHDAALKMLSEARAYTATELLENGWASAIIEENGDIDRFLASMNNVLPSVHRAYKAIAIRKWQETNLKLRVDQEIRECARLWAEEAHHQAVDGFLNKSKK
- a CDS encoding YceD family protein, giving the protein MKIAIQQLQKYRNDGMPIDQYVQLDEVKKRNSDIRAVSPIHVTGHCTIGSQQMTCMLHLEGTLTLPCARTWEDVEYPLSIDTVEIFDWSEKGREEGEDEYVHAVTTEVIDLQPILEELIALEVPIQVFKEDSEQTVIKGGNDWSYSTDEEVQAEKEEAQSKPDPRLADLAKYFDQTDE
- the rpmF gene encoding 50S ribosomal protein L32, whose protein sequence is MAVPFRRTSKTAKRKRRTHFKLSVPGMVACPSCGESKLAHHVCKACGSYKGKEVVASK
- a CDS encoding acyl-CoA carboxylase subunit beta, with protein sequence MTKTTETTGYNTRLEEKLSKIFAGGQEKYHEKLKESNKLFVRDRLNLLFDDGDYIEDGRFANVEAGDLPADGVVTAIGKVNGETVCVMANDSTVKAGSWGSRTVEKIIRIQETAEKMQVPMLYLVDSAGARITDQLEMFPNRRGAGRIFHNQVRMSGMVPQVCLLFGPSAAGGAYIPAFCDIVIMVEGNASMYLGSPRMAEKVIGEKVSLEEMGGARMHCTVSGVGDVLVSTEEEAISEARRYMAFFPANFAGKPEVLEAKAKKAGRSLEEIIPENQNAPFDMYELIDQLIDEGSFFDIKKLFAPELITGLARIDGKAVGIIANQPKVKGGVLFGDSADKGAKFINLCDAFSIPLLFLADVPGFMIGTKVERAGIIRHGAKFISAMSAATVPKISVIVRKAYGAGLYAMAGPAFEPDVCIALPTAQIAVMGPEAAVNAVYSNKIEAIEDPKERLAYVQQKHQEYKEEINIYRLASELIVDEIVAPYALREELSKRLSIYATKDLPLPYRKHPIIPV
- the mraZ gene encoding division/cell wall cluster transcriptional repressor MraZ, which produces MFMGEFQHNVDAKGRLIVPAKYRELLGEHFVITRGLDQCLFGYPMNEWNKIEEKLKEMPVTKKDARAFTRFFFSGAQEVELDKQGRVNIPANLLSYAKIEKECVILGVSNRFEIWAKEAWEAYFEESEESFNEIAENLTDFDF
- a CDS encoding ketopantoate reductase C-terminal domain-containing protein produces the protein MKFAIIGGNAQALLLAHLLEKQGDVQLIATNEAQAAELNAHGLVCGTEKQRIAVYTDLEQVDPDAYIFITVHSEELPPMLRLLKIRRPSNPLVFIQQGMLYVEKARLLAHRQIAAGTLDCDAVKVNTHEITYTKTPQLNFGLLKGEPSHFEPLLAVDHMAVQWVEDIEKRLFEQLLRDSLINPLTALMKIEKGQLITDPNAYELFRNLYNEMYLAFPEIESVQPIERVAAYCASRPEEISSMLADRMAGDPMDVDGLMLYILQVSKLDLPLFKAFYHLLKTVEEN
- a CDS encoding acetyl-CoA carboxylase biotin carboxyl carrier protein subunit, with protein sequence MKQLTATMAGTVLNISVSEGESVSAGQAIMTLESMKMEIPVEAEFGGKVEKIDVEVGSFVNEGDTLVTLGE
- a CDS encoding acetyl-CoA carboxylase biotin carboxylase subunit; this translates as MKKILIANRGEIARRIIRTCDRLGIETIAIHSEADGELPYVSEATEASAIGPNPVAQSYLQADNIIEEALKRNAEAIHPGYGLLSENAEFARKVTEAGLIFIGPKPEVIETMGDKLGSRRTMKQAGVPVVPGTAEGVSDIEAAVLEAREIGYPLMLKASAGGGGIGMVLCENEQALTQQFESVKNRAKAYFGNDIVYLEKFIANARHIEVQIFGDESGNIVHLYERNCSVQRRNQKVIEESPSPDLPESARTKLCEAAVQAARAVGYTNAGTVEFIVDENDDFYFLEMNTRLQVEHPITEEVTGVDLVEWQINVARGQTLPGQETIRTNGHSIEYRIYAEDPKTFFPSPGTLTVLKWGPGARIETGYEEGNKVTPFYDPMIAKVVLTGASREEVLEKSRKFFDETAIDGVKTNLPLFDRFIESEPFTTGNYATAVLAQWLTQQKEEKTV